From Montipora foliosa isolate CH-2021 chromosome 6, ASM3666993v2, whole genome shotgun sequence, a single genomic window includes:
- the LOC138008184 gene encoding microfibril-associated glycoprotein 4-like, whose protein sequence is MSIFITVFCFELVLFAFSVHQTVAKPGNNVVNLSTTTRHGNNFQFYAGPSKKVEAMLTEMKKQLTQIQSDIDTMKSANKTVAIVRRNCAELYKHGERISSVYTIDPDGSGTFDVFCDQTTAGGGWTVFQKRLDGSIDFYRGWDDYKQGFGNLKGEFWLGLDKIHRLTKLGNNTLRVDLEDTKGKTAYAAYDMFAVTSEKAKYQLSLGTYSGTAGDSLSYHRGALFSTKDSDNDSWSKNCAVSWSGAWWYKACHRSNLNGLYHRGKHSSYADGVNWGTWKGYYYSVKRAEMKIRPSGF, encoded by the exons ATGTCTATTTTTATCactgtattttgctttgagttAGTTCTCTTTGCGTTCTCCGTCCACCAAACTGTTGCTAAGCCGGGAAATAATGTTGTTAATCTTTCGACAACTACTCGGCATGGTAACAACTTCCAGTTTTACGCTGGACCATCAAAAAAGGTCGAGGCAATGTTGACAGAAATGAAGAAGCAACTCACTCAAATACAAAGTGATATCGACACAATGAAAAGCGCAAACAAGACTGTTGCTATAG TCAGGAGGAACTGTGCTGAGTTGTACAAACATGGAGAAAGGATCAGTAGTGTTTACACAATCGACCCCGATGGTTCAGGTACGTTTGACGTGTTTTGTGACCAGACAACAGCCGGTGGGGGATGGACAGTGTTCCAAAAGAGACTGGACGGATCGATTGATTTTTACCGAGGCTGGGATGACTACAAACAAGGCTTTGGTAACCTGAAGGGCGAGTTTTGGCTGGGACTGGACAAGATCCATCGTCTGACCAAACTGGGGAATAATACGCTTCGAGTTGATTTGGAAGACACAAAAGGGAAAACTGCCTATGCTGCCTATGACATGTTTGCAGTGACCAGCGAGAAGGCCAAATACCAGTTGAGCCTTGGAACTTACTCGG GAACTGCTGGTGATTCGTTATCTTACCACCGTGGTGCTCTCTTTTCTACCAAGGACAGCGATAATGATTCTTGGTCTAAGAACTGTGCAGTCTCGTGGAGCGGTGCGTGGTGGTATAAGGCTTGCCACCGCTCAAACCTCAACGGTCTTTATCATCGTGGCAAGCACTCTTCATATGCAGATGGTGTCAACTGGGGTACCTGGAAAGGATACTACTATTCTGTTAAAAGAGCTGAAATGAAGATCAGACCATCTGGTTTCTAA